A window of Candidatus Woesearchaeota archaeon genomic DNA:
AAATACGAGTTAGTTCCAGTCATTTTTTTATACCTTTTAAAAATTCAGTTACGGCATATTCAATTACATGGCTCTGGTTTCTATACCTGCCGTCGCTAAGTAAAGCTTGCAGAGTCTTTACTGTTTCTTCGTCCATTGTTATGCTTAATTTTTGTTTCATTTTCTTGCCGTGATTGGAATTATCAAATCATTTATTCCACCAGATATGCTTGCAGAGAGATTATTTCATCTAAAGCGTTGGTTTTCCTTATTAGTCTTTCTAAGTTTTTTATTGCGTGGACACAATTAGGTTTCAAGTCAATTGCTTTCCTATAATCTTCAATTGCCCTTGCATATTCTCCCATTTTTTCTTTAGCGACCCCCCTGTTATTGAAAGCTACTTCAAAATGCGGCCTTAATTCAATTACTCTATCATAATCTCTAATTGCTCCAGCATAGTCTCCCACTTGATTATTAGCACCTCCTCTGTTATGGAAAGCTGCTGTATAATTAGGTTCTAATTCAATTGCTTTGTCATAATCCTCAATTGCCCCTGCATATTCTCCCATTTTTTCTTTAGCGATCCCCCTGTTATTGAAAGCTGTTTCATAATCCGGGTTTAATTCAATTGCTCTGTCATAATCTCTAATTGCTCCTTGATATTGGGCATTGTTATATTTATCAAGTCCTCGGGAATTTAAGGTTACAGCAACAAGAGCGCTTAATTTTTCTTTTTTAAAATCATTTTTAGGATATACTATATCAAAACCAAATCTCTGTATGTTTTCAATAAAGATTTCTTTATGATTTTCAGTCATGCAATTTAAAATATGTTTCATACTTTTAAAGACAGACAAATCCAATCCGATTCTTTGTCCTAAAACAGTATATAGTGAAGTCAGTCCTACACAATCTCCCACAGTTTGGTTAGAATCTTCACTTAATTGATTATCAATAACATTGGCAAGAAGACAATCTAAATTGTACCGGTCATATTTTGTTTCCCCTAAATAATCAAATAATGCTTTTGCGAGGGCATAGTTTCCTTTTTTCATTGAATTATTCCGTTTAAAATTTTTTTCAAGCTTGTCAAGTTTTGCAACATACTGTTCAACTGCATCTTCTGTTGACAGTCCGGAAACTACCAGCAACGTTTTTTCGACTGAAGCATTGCCTGCTTTAAATTCTTCCAGAGTTATATCTTCAAGCGATGTTGTCATTTTTGTTATAATTTTTTGTATTTAATTTGAATTACTCTATTTCCCATGTGCCTTTCTCTATACCATTCTCCGTTTTCTTCGTATAGCCTAGAATCAAATGTATAAAATCCAAGTCTGGGTTTTTTTGAAACT
This region includes:
- a CDS encoding ribbon-helix-helix protein, CopG family; translation: MKQKLSITMDEETVKTLQALLSDGRYRNQSHVIEYAVTEFLKGIKK
- a CDS encoding tetratricopeptide repeat protein; translated protein: MTTSLEDITLEEFKAGNASVEKTLLVVSGLSTEDAVEQYVAKLDKLEKNFKRNNSMKKGNYALAKALFDYLGETKYDRYNLDCLLANVIDNQLSEDSNQTVGDCVGLTSLYTVLGQRIGLDLSVFKSMKHILNCMTENHKEIFIENIQRFGFDIVYPKNDFKKEKLSALVAVTLNSRGLDKYNNAQYQGAIRDYDRAIELNPDYETAFNNRGIAKEKMGEYAGAIEDYDKAIELEPNYTAAFHNRGGANNQVGDYAGAIRDYDRVIELRPHFEVAFNNRGVAKEKMGEYARAIEDYRKAIDLKPNCVHAIKNLERLIRKTNALDEIISLQAYLVE